In Streptomyces sp. NBC_00878, a single window of DNA contains:
- a CDS encoding ROK family transcriptional regulator, with protein METPGSQSSLHRANLERVVRAVRLAGSLTQAEIARATGLSAATVSNIVRELKDGGTVEVTPTSAGGRRARSVSLSGDAGIVIGVDFGHTHLRVAVGNLAHQVLAEESEPLDVDASAAQGFDRAEQLVNRLIEATGVDRTKIAGVGLGVPGPIDVESGSLGSTAILPGWTGTKPAEEMGGRLGVPVHVDNDANLGALGELVWGSGRGVRDLAYIKVASGVGAGLVISGKIYRGPGGTAGEIGHITLDESGPVCRCGNRGCLETFAAARYVLPLLQSSHGTDLTMEGVVRLARDGDPGCRRVIADVGRHIGSGVANLCNLLNPSRVVLGGDLAEAGELVLGPIRESVGRYAIPSAARQLSVLPGALGGRAEVLGALALALSEMGDSTLLDGSLSAVAPAFT; from the coding sequence GTGGAGACTCCGGGGTCGCAGTCGTCGCTGCACCGAGCCAATCTCGAACGGGTCGTACGCGCGGTGCGTCTGGCCGGGTCACTCACGCAGGCCGAGATCGCGAGGGCCACGGGCCTGTCCGCGGCCACGGTCTCCAACATCGTCCGGGAGCTGAAGGACGGCGGAACGGTCGAGGTCACCCCCACCTCGGCGGGCGGTCGCAGGGCGCGCAGCGTCAGCCTCAGCGGCGACGCGGGCATCGTGATCGGCGTCGACTTCGGACACACACATCTGCGCGTCGCGGTCGGCAACCTCGCGCACCAGGTCCTCGCCGAGGAGTCCGAGCCGCTCGACGTGGACGCCTCCGCCGCACAGGGCTTCGACCGGGCGGAACAGCTGGTCAACCGCCTGATCGAGGCCACCGGGGTGGACCGTACGAAGATCGCGGGCGTCGGCCTCGGAGTGCCGGGCCCGATCGACGTGGAGTCCGGGTCGCTCGGCTCCACCGCGATCCTGCCGGGCTGGACCGGCACCAAGCCCGCCGAGGAGATGGGCGGCCGGCTCGGCGTGCCGGTGCACGTGGACAACGACGCCAACCTGGGAGCCCTCGGCGAACTCGTCTGGGGGAGCGGCCGGGGCGTGCGGGACCTGGCATACATCAAGGTCGCGAGCGGTGTGGGCGCCGGACTCGTGATCAGCGGCAAGATCTATCGCGGCCCGGGTGGCACAGCGGGAGAAATCGGGCATATTACTCTTGACGAGTCCGGCCCGGTCTGCCGCTGCGGAAACCGGGGCTGCCTGGAGACCTTCGCGGCGGCGCGCTATGTGCTGCCACTCCTCCAGTCCAGCCACGGCACGGACCTGACCATGGAAGGTGTCGTGCGGCTGGCGAGGGACGGAGACCCTGGCTGTCGTCGGGTGATCGCCGACGTCGGTCGACACATCGGCAGTGGAGTCGCCAATCTCTGCAACTTGCTCAACCCGAGCCGGGTGGTTCTCGGCGGTGATCTCGCCGAGGCCGGAGAGCTCGTTCTCGGGCCCATAAGGGAGTCTGTCGGCCGCTATGCGATCCCCAGTGCGGCGCGTCAACTATCCGTTCTGCCAGGGGCGCTTGGCGGCCGGGCCGAGGTCCTCGGGGCACTCGCTCTCGCACTCAGCGAGATGGGCGATTCAACCCTTTTGGACGGTTCTCTCTCCGCGGTCGCACCCGCCTTCACTTAG
- a CDS encoding carbohydrate ABC transporter permease: MKTTDTPPADTAEELPPVTKVTAAPGPPEKAAEGRVLNFFSHGMLILWAFMVVMPLLWAVMTSFKTDRDIFSSPWALPDKLHFENWSRAWTSANMSDYFLNTVIVVGFSLLGTMLLGSMAAYVLARFDFPGNRFIYFLFIGGMSFPIILALVPLFYVMQNLSLLNTLPGLILVYIAYSLPFTVFFMTAFFRTLPSSVAEAAFVDGASHTRTFFQVMLPMAKPGLISVGIFNFLGQWNQYMLPTVLNTEPDRKVLTQGLVQLAVSQGYKGDWSGLFAGLVMAMLPVLAAYIVFQRQVVQGLTAGALK, translated from the coding sequence ATGAAGACGACCGACACGCCTCCCGCGGACACCGCCGAGGAGCTGCCGCCCGTCACCAAGGTGACGGCCGCACCCGGGCCGCCGGAGAAGGCCGCCGAGGGCAGGGTCCTCAACTTCTTCTCGCACGGCATGCTCATCCTCTGGGCGTTCATGGTCGTCATGCCGCTGCTGTGGGCGGTGATGACCTCGTTCAAGACGGACCGGGACATCTTCAGCTCGCCCTGGGCGCTGCCCGACAAACTGCACTTCGAGAACTGGTCGCGCGCCTGGACCTCGGCGAACATGAGCGACTACTTCCTCAACACGGTGATCGTGGTGGGCTTCTCGCTCCTCGGCACCATGCTGCTGGGCTCCATGGCGGCGTACGTCCTCGCGCGCTTCGACTTCCCCGGGAACCGCTTCATCTACTTCCTCTTCATCGGAGGAATGAGCTTCCCGATCATCCTGGCGCTGGTCCCGCTGTTCTACGTCATGCAGAACCTGTCGCTGCTGAACACGCTGCCCGGACTGATCCTGGTCTACATCGCGTACTCGCTGCCGTTCACCGTGTTCTTCATGACGGCCTTCTTCCGAACGCTGCCGTCCTCGGTGGCCGAGGCGGCCTTCGTGGACGGCGCCTCGCACACCAGGACGTTCTTCCAGGTGATGCTGCCGATGGCCAAGCCCGGTCTGATCAGCGTCGGCATCTTCAACTTCCTGGGGCAGTGGAACCAGTACATGCTGCCGACGGTGCTCAACACCGAACCCGACCGGAAGGTGCTCACCCAGGGCCTCGTCCAGCTGGCCGTCAGCCAGGGCTACAAGGGCGACTGGTCCGGTCTGTTCGCCGGTCTCGTGATGGCGATGCTGCCGGTGCTCGCCGCGTACATCGTCTTCCAGCGCCAGGTCGTCCAGGGACTTACCGCGGGCGCGCTCAAGTAA
- a CDS encoding carbohydrate ABC transporter permease: protein MQHGKYRFIVGFLAAPLAIYVLFVIWPFVQSIYYSFTDWSGLSPDFKMVGFKNYTRILDDEVFWKSFQHSVTFVLLLPLVTLTLALFFAFMLNVGGRRRKNAAIAGVRGSAFYKIVYFFPQVLSIAIVALLFQFAYNPNSGALNSALKAVGLDSVQPDWLGDPDLALWCVFAVLVWSTVGFFVVLFSAGMASIPKDYYEAALLDGANRITTFFRITLPLLWDTVQSGWAYMGILALGAESFAVVQIMTVGPNGGGPDYSTTVLPLYVYQKAFRDGQAAYATTIGVALLVLTLLFVGVVMKLGRRERLEY, encoded by the coding sequence ATGCAACACGGTAAATACCGTTTCATCGTGGGGTTCTTGGCGGCCCCTCTGGCCATCTACGTCCTGTTCGTGATCTGGCCCTTCGTCCAGTCCATCTACTATTCGTTCACGGACTGGAGCGGCCTGAGCCCGGACTTCAAGATGGTGGGCTTCAAGAACTACACGAGAATTCTCGACGACGAGGTTTTCTGGAAGTCCTTCCAGCACAGCGTCACGTTCGTTCTGCTGCTGCCGTTGGTGACGCTCACCCTGGCCCTGTTCTTCGCCTTCATGCTCAATGTCGGCGGACGGCGCCGGAAGAACGCCGCGATCGCGGGGGTGCGCGGATCGGCCTTCTACAAGATTGTCTACTTCTTTCCGCAGGTGCTGTCGATCGCCATCGTCGCGCTGCTGTTCCAGTTCGCCTACAACCCCAACAGCGGCGCACTCAACTCCGCGTTGAAGGCGGTGGGTCTGGACAGCGTCCAGCCCGACTGGCTCGGCGACCCCGACCTCGCCCTGTGGTGCGTTTTCGCCGTACTCGTCTGGTCCACCGTCGGCTTCTTCGTGGTGCTCTTCTCCGCCGGAATGGCCTCCATTCCCAAGGATTACTACGAGGCCGCACTGCTGGACGGCGCGAACCGCATCACGACGTTCTTCCGGATCACCCTGCCGCTGCTCTGGGACACCGTGCAGTCCGGCTGGGCCTACATGGGCATCCTGGCGCTCGGCGCCGAGTCCTTCGCGGTCGTGCAGATCATGACCGTGGGGCCGAACGGCGGAGGCCCCGACTATTCGACGACCGTCCTGCCGCTGTACGTCTACCAGAAGGCCTTCCGCGACGGCCAGGCCGCCTACGCGACGACGATCGGTGTGGCCCTGCTCGTCCTGACGCTGCTCTTCGTGGGCGTCGTGATGAAGCTCGGCCGACGTGAGCGGCTGGAGTACTGA
- the ngcE gene encoding N-acetylglucosamine/diacetylchitobiose ABC transporter substrate-binding protein: MGSTSAHNNREGVGRRDLIKRSAALGLISVPTMSFLSACASGDSGSDEKVDKGTKSKENPLAVNESAPLEIVIFDGGFGTKYAEDAKAVYEKNFPKAKVKFSSTQKIQSVLQPRFNQGTPPDLIDNSGAEQMDMGVLVGKKQLADLTPLLDAASVDDPSKKVRDTLRPGIVEMGQFDGDPVWIMYYAYTVYGVWYSQKALDSLDATYPETWDDMLAVCAKAKKKGMAGWTYAGKHPYYIPFSLYPMIAKVGGPEVLDAIDNLEPNAWKHPAVKTCFEAYYELYKKGYILKGTPGLDHIQSQTAWTEGKALFIPNGSWVENEAAKTMPKDFNLAVSAPTGIDSADKMPFGTIWASGGEPFVVPAKAKNPDGGMEQLRIMLSEASSKNFTASVKSLTAFNGGTDGIELTPGLKSGVAALEKAGDNVVNPRIQDWYVALQKEKIGVGGLGEMMAGRLTPAEAIKKIQGYADEAAKDDSIQHYKHQ; this comes from the coding sequence ATGGGATCCACTTCCGCCCACAACAACCGTGAGGGCGTCGGCCGCCGCGATCTGATCAAGCGGTCCGCTGCGCTCGGCCTGATTTCCGTACCCACGATGAGTTTCCTGTCGGCGTGTGCCAGCGGTGACAGCGGCAGTGACGAAAAGGTCGACAAGGGTACGAAGAGCAAAGAAAATCCACTCGCCGTCAACGAGAGCGCCCCGCTGGAGATCGTCATCTTCGACGGCGGTTTCGGTACGAAATATGCCGAGGACGCCAAAGCTGTCTACGAGAAGAACTTCCCGAAGGCAAAGGTCAAGTTCTCCTCCACCCAGAAGATCCAGTCGGTCCTGCAGCCGCGCTTCAACCAGGGCACCCCGCCGGACCTGATCGACAACTCCGGTGCCGAGCAGATGGACATGGGCGTCCTCGTGGGCAAGAAGCAGCTCGCGGACCTCACGCCCCTGCTGGACGCGGCCTCCGTCGACGACCCGAGCAAGAAGGTCCGGGACACCCTGCGCCCCGGCATCGTCGAGATGGGCCAGTTCGACGGCGACCCGGTCTGGATCATGTACTACGCGTACACCGTCTACGGCGTGTGGTACTCCCAGAAGGCGCTGGACTCCCTCGACGCCACGTACCCGGAGACCTGGGACGACATGCTCGCGGTCTGCGCGAAGGCGAAGAAGAAGGGCATGGCGGGCTGGACGTACGCGGGCAAGCACCCGTACTACATCCCCTTCTCGCTCTACCCGATGATCGCCAAGGTCGGCGGCCCCGAGGTCCTCGACGCCATCGACAACCTCGAACCGAACGCCTGGAAGCACCCCGCGGTCAAGACCTGCTTCGAGGCCTACTACGAGCTCTACAAGAAGGGGTACATCCTCAAGGGCACCCCGGGCCTGGACCACATCCAGTCCCAGACGGCCTGGACCGAGGGCAAGGCGCTCTTCATCCCGAACGGCTCCTGGGTGGAGAACGAGGCGGCGAAGACCATGCCGAAGGACTTCAACCTCGCGGTGTCCGCGCCCACCGGCATCGACAGCGCGGACAAGATGCCCTTCGGCACCATCTGGGCGTCCGGCGGCGAGCCCTTCGTCGTCCCCGCCAAGGCCAAGAACCCGGACGGCGGTATGGAGCAGCTGCGCATCATGCTCAGCGAGGCCTCGTCGAAGAACTTCACCGCGTCCGTCAAGTCGCTGACCGCTTTCAACGGCGGCACCGACGGCATCGAGCTGACCCCCGGCCTCAAGTCCGGTGTCGCGGCCCTGGAGAAGGCCGGCGACAACGTGGTCAACCCGCGCATCCAGGACTGGTACGTGGCGCTGCAGAAGGAGAAGATCGGTGTCGGCGGTCTCGGCGAGATGATGGCGGGGCGGCTCACCCCGGCCGAGGCCATCAAGAAGATCCAGGGTTATGCCGACGAAGCGGCCAAGGACGACTCCATCCAGCACTACAAGCACCAGTGA
- a CDS encoding GH92 family glycosyl hydrolase, which translates to MVVASQGAAVARPAQAAAADREFGSSFEAGEPAPDWLNTVDTASDGSKRSSGVDGGFSTGIPGNVTEHVTDVRASGENTGSGEVKENLVDVEPGTKWLTFAPTGWVEFELDAPVKLVTYALTSANDHDERDPVDWTFQGSADGKEWKTLDTRTGESFGERFQTKSYDLAEPAEYQHFRLDITKSNGAPDALQLADVQFSTGGGAEPTPKDMLSLVDRGPAGSPTAKAGAGFTGKRALRYAGTHKADGRAYSYNKVFDVNVAVGRDTELAYRVFPSMADGDRDYDATNVSVDLAFTDGTYLSDLRAQDQHGFALTPQGQGASKVLYVNQWNNVVSRIGSVAAGRTVDRILVAYDSAKGPAKFRGWLDDVKLSVQKPEKPKAHLSDYASTTRGTNSSGGFSRGNNFPATAVPHGFNFWTPVTNAGSLSWLYDYARANNADNLPTIQAFSASHEPSPWMGDRQTFQVMPSAASGTPDTGRTARALPFKHENETARPYYYGVRFENGLKTEMAPTDHAAALRFTYPGDDASVLFDNVTDQAGLTLNKENGTFTGYSDVKSGLSTGATRLFVYGVFDAEVTEGGSSGVKGHLRFKAGEDRTVTLRLATSLISIDQAKDNLRQEIPDGTSFDTVKSRAQKQWDKILGKVEVEGATPDQLTTLYSSLYRLYLYPNSGFEKVGSKFQYASPFSPMPGPDTPTHTGAKIVDGKVYVNNGFWDTYRTTWPAYSLLTPGQAGEMVDGFVQQYKDGGWTSRWSSPGYADLMTGTSSDVAFADAYVKGVDFDAKSAYDAAVKNATVVPPSSGVGRKGMTTSPFLGYTSSDTHEGLSWALEGYLNDYGIAKMGQALFKKTGEKRYQEEAEYFLNRAQEYVKLFDDKAGFFQGRDQKGDWRVESSKFDPRVWGYDYTETNGWGYAFTAPQDSRGLANLYGGRSGLAEKLDTYFATPETASPEFVGSYGGVIHEMTEARDVRMGMYGHSNQVAHHVNYMYNAASQPWKTQKNVREVLSRLYTGSEIGQGYHGDEDNGEQSAWFLFSSLGFYPLVMGSGEYAVGSPLFTKATVHLENGRELVVKAPKNSAKNVYVQGLKVNGKAWTKTSLPHSLISGGGVLEFDMGSKPSSWGTGKNAAPVSITQDDKVPSPRSDVIKGEGELFDNTSATNATVASADLPTAAPAKAVQYTLTSAERSKAPQGWVLQGSSDGTTWKDLDKRSGQSFTWDRQTRAFSVATPGTYAKYRLVLDGEATLAEVELLS; encoded by the coding sequence CTGGTGGTGGCCTCGCAGGGCGCCGCCGTCGCCCGGCCGGCCCAAGCCGCCGCCGCGGACCGCGAGTTCGGTTCCTCCTTCGAGGCGGGTGAACCCGCACCCGACTGGCTCAATACGGTCGACACCGCGTCCGATGGTTCGAAGCGTTCGTCGGGCGTCGACGGCGGCTTCAGCACCGGCATTCCCGGCAATGTGACCGAGCACGTCACGGACGTCCGCGCGAGTGGCGAGAACACCGGCTCGGGCGAGGTGAAGGAGAACCTCGTCGACGTCGAGCCCGGCACCAAGTGGCTGACCTTCGCACCCACCGGCTGGGTGGAGTTCGAGCTGGACGCCCCGGTCAAGCTGGTGACGTACGCGCTCACGTCGGCCAACGACCACGACGAGCGCGACCCGGTCGACTGGACCTTCCAGGGATCCGCGGACGGCAAGGAGTGGAAGACCCTCGACACCCGCACCGGCGAGTCCTTCGGCGAGCGGTTCCAGACGAAGTCGTACGACCTCGCCGAGCCCGCGGAGTACCAGCACTTCCGGCTCGACATCACCAAGAGCAACGGCGCTCCGGACGCCCTGCAACTCGCCGATGTGCAGTTCTCGACGGGTGGCGGCGCGGAGCCGACGCCCAAGGACATGCTCTCGCTGGTGGACCGCGGCCCGGCCGGCTCCCCCACCGCGAAGGCGGGCGCGGGCTTCACCGGCAAGCGCGCCCTGCGGTACGCGGGCACGCACAAGGCGGACGGCCGCGCCTACTCGTACAACAAGGTCTTCGACGTGAACGTGGCCGTGGGCCGCGACACCGAACTGGCCTACCGGGTCTTCCCGTCGATGGCGGACGGCGACCGGGACTACGACGCCACGAACGTGTCGGTGGACCTGGCCTTCACGGACGGCACCTATCTGAGTGACCTGCGCGCCCAGGACCAGCACGGGTTCGCGCTGACGCCGCAGGGCCAGGGCGCCTCGAAGGTGCTGTACGTCAACCAGTGGAACAACGTCGTCTCGCGGATCGGCTCGGTCGCGGCCGGCCGGACGGTCGACCGGATCCTGGTCGCGTACGACTCCGCGAAGGGGCCCGCGAAGTTCCGCGGCTGGCTGGACGACGTGAAGCTGAGCGTGCAGAAGCCCGAGAAGCCCAAGGCACATCTGTCGGACTACGCGTCCACCACGCGCGGCACCAACTCCAGCGGCGGCTTCTCGCGCGGCAACAACTTCCCGGCGACGGCCGTCCCGCACGGCTTCAACTTCTGGACGCCGGTGACGAACGCGGGTTCGCTCAGCTGGCTCTACGACTACGCGCGCGCCAACAACGCGGACAATCTGCCGACGATACAGGCGTTCAGCGCGAGTCATGAGCCGAGCCCGTGGATGGGCGACCGGCAGACCTTCCAGGTGATGCCGTCGGCCGCGTCCGGCACTCCGGACACGGGCCGCACGGCCCGCGCGCTGCCCTTCAAGCACGAGAACGAGACGGCACGCCCGTACTACTACGGGGTGCGGTTCGAGAACGGGCTGAAGACGGAGATGGCGCCGACGGACCACGCGGCGGCCCTGCGCTTCACCTACCCCGGCGACGACGCGAGCGTCCTCTTCGACAACGTCACCGACCAGGCGGGTCTGACGCTCAACAAGGAGAACGGGACCTTCACGGGCTATTCGGACGTGAAGTCCGGCCTGTCGACGGGCGCCACCCGCCTCTTCGTGTACGGGGTCTTCGACGCGGAGGTCACCGAGGGCGGCTCCTCCGGTGTGAAGGGCCATCTGCGGTTCAAGGCGGGCGAGGACCGCACGGTCACGCTCCGCCTGGCCACCTCCCTGATCAGCATCGACCAGGCCAAGGACAACCTCCGTCAGGAGATCCCCGACGGCACGTCCTTCGACACGGTCAAGTCGCGCGCCCAGAAGCAGTGGGACAAGATCCTCGGCAAGGTCGAGGTCGAGGGCGCGACCCCGGACCAGCTGACGACCCTCTACTCCAGCCTCTACCGGCTGTACCTCTACCCCAACTCCGGCTTCGAGAAGGTCGGTTCGAAGTTCCAGTACGCGTCGCCGTTCTCGCCGATGCCCGGCCCGGACACCCCGACGCACACCGGCGCGAAGATCGTCGACGGCAAGGTGTACGTCAACAACGGCTTCTGGGACACGTATCGGACGACCTGGCCGGCCTACTCACTGCTGACGCCCGGTCAGGCGGGTGAGATGGTCGACGGGTTCGTGCAGCAGTACAAGGACGGCGGCTGGACCTCGCGCTGGTCCTCGCCCGGCTACGCGGACCTGATGACCGGCACCTCGTCGGACGTGGCGTTCGCGGACGCGTACGTGAAGGGGGTCGACTTCGACGCGAAGTCGGCGTACGACGCGGCCGTCAAGAACGCGACCGTCGTGCCGCCCTCCTCGGGTGTGGGCCGCAAGGGCATGACGACCTCCCCGTTCCTCGGCTACACGAGCAGCGACACGCACGAGGGCCTGTCGTGGGCGCTGGAGGGCTACCTCAACGACTACGGCATCGCGAAGATGGGCCAGGCCCTCTTCAAGAAGACGGGCGAGAAGCGCTACCAGGAGGAGGCCGAGTACTTCCTCAACCGCGCCCAGGAATATGTGAAGTTGTTCGACGACAAGGCGGGCTTCTTCCAGGGCCGTGACCAGAAGGGCGACTGGCGGGTCGAGTCGTCCAAGTTCGACCCGAGGGTGTGGGGTTACGACTACACCGAGACGAACGGCTGGGGGTACGCCTTCACCGCGCCCCAGGACTCCCGTGGCCTCGCCAACCTGTACGGCGGACGCTCCGGGCTCGCGGAGAAGCTCGACACGTACTTCGCGACGCCGGAGACCGCCTCGCCCGAGTTCGTCGGCTCGTACGGGGGCGTCATCCACGAGATGACCGAGGCCCGTGACGTGCGGATGGGCATGTACGGGCACTCCAACCAGGTCGCTCACCACGTGAACTACATGTACAACGCGGCGAGTCAGCCCTGGAAGACGCAGAAGAACGTCCGCGAGGTGCTGTCCCGCCTCTACACCGGCAGCGAGATCGGGCAGGGCTACCACGGCGACGAGGACAACGGCGAGCAGTCGGCCTGGTTCCTCTTCTCCTCGCTCGGCTTCTACCCGCTGGTCATGGGCAGCGGCGAATACGCCGTCGGCTCACCGCTGTTCACCAAGGCGACCGTGCACCTGGAGAACGGCCGGGAGCTCGTCGTGAAGGCCCCGAAGAACAGCGCGAAGAACGTCTACGTGCAGGGCCTGAAGGTCAACGGCAAGGCGTGGACGAAGACTTCGCTCCCCCACTCGCTCATCTCCGGTGGTGGCGTGCTGGAGTTCGACATGGGGTCGAAGCCGTCCTCGTGGGGCACCGGGAAGAACGCGGCGCCCGTCTCGATCACCCAGGACGACAAGGTGCCGTCGCCCCGGAGCGATGTCATCAAGGGCGAGGGCGAGTTGTTCGACAACACCTCGGCGACGAACGCGACCGTCGCGTCCGCGGACCTGCCGACCGCCGCCCCGGCCAAGGCCGTTCAGTACACGCTGACGTCGGCCGAGCGCTCCAAGGCTCCGCAGGGCTGGGTCCTCCAGGGCTCGTCCGACGGGACCACGTGGAAGGACCTCGACAAGCGGTCCGGCCAGTCCTTCACCTGGGACCGGCAGACACGGGCCTTCTCGGTCGCGACGCCCGGGACGTACGCGAAGTACCGCCTGGTCCTCGACGGTGAGGCGACGCTGGCGGAGGTGGAACTGCTGAGCTGA